The Bacteroides ovatus genomic interval GCTGTTTCTTAGCTCTGGAGTGGTCCGTAATCCGGACTATACAATGGAGAGACTTGTGCGTGTAGCCAAAGATTTGCGGCAAGTGTACCGTTTTAACGGTTATATCCATCTCAAGAGTATTCCCGGAGCCAGTCGCGAATTAGTGAATGAAGCCGGATTGTATGCCGATCGTCTTAGCGTCAACGTCGAAATTCCCAAAGAAGAAAATTTGAAACTGCTTGCACCGGAAAAAGACCATAAAAGCGTATTTGCTCCGATGAAATACATTCAACAAGGCGTGTTGGAGAGTAAAGAAGAACGGCAGAAGTTTCGCCACGCACCGCGTTTCGCACCTGCGGGACAAAGTACCCAGGTGATTGTGGGAGCTACCTCCGAATCGGATAAAGATATTCTTTTTCTTTCGTCGGCACTTTATGGGCGCCCCACCATGAAACGTGTCTATTACTCGGGCTACGTTTCCGTGAATACGTATGATAAGCGCCTTCCGGCATTGAAACAGCCGCCTCTGGTACGTGAAAACCGGCTCTATCAGGCTGACTGGTTATTGCGTTTTTATCAATTCAAGGTAGATGAAATTGTGGATGATTCCTATCCGGATCTCGATCTCGAAATAGACCCGAAACTTTCGTGGGCTTTGCGCCATCCCGAACAGTTTCCTGTCGACATCAATAAGGCAGACTACGAAATGTTGCTCCGTGTGCCGGGAGTAGGGGTGAAGTCGGCGAAACTGATTGTTGCTTCCCGTCGTTTTTCGCGGCTGGGATTTTACGAACTGAAGAAGATAGGAGTGGTGATGAAGAAAGCGCAATATTTCATCACTTGCAAAGAACTGCCTCTCCAGATGCAGACAGTGAACGAACTTTCTCCGCAACGGGTGCGCAGCTTATTGTTGCCGAAACCGAAAAAGAAAGTGGATGAACGCCAGTTGTTGCTTGATTTTGGCGAATAAGAATAATTTAC includes:
- a CDS encoding putative DNA modification/repair radical SAM protein, which codes for MNENVLAKLKILAESAKYDVSCSSSGTVRSNKPGTLGNTVGGWGICHSFAEDGRCISLLKIMLTNYCIYDCAYCVNRRSNDLPRATFSVSELVELTMEFYRRNYIEGLFLSSGVVRNPDYTMERLVRVAKDLRQVYRFNGYIHLKSIPGASRELVNEAGLYADRLSVNVEIPKEENLKLLAPEKDHKSVFAPMKYIQQGVLESKEERQKFRHAPRFAPAGQSTQVIVGATSESDKDILFLSSALYGRPTMKRVYYSGYVSVNTYDKRLPALKQPPLVRENRLYQADWLLRFYQFKVDEIVDDSYPDLDLEIDPKLSWALRHPEQFPVDINKADYEMLLRVPGVGVKSAKLIVASRRFSRLGFYELKKIGVVMKKAQYFITCKELPLQMQTVNELSPQRVRSLLLPKPKKKVDERQLLLDFGE